The Theileria parva strain Muguga chromosome 1, complete sequence, whole genome shotgun sequence DNA window ACCGGTTGTATTGATGATGATTTGTTTGTAAGAATGACCATATAATATGGGTGATCCGTAGGTCCAAAAGTATCATTTACCGTGCCCAAGATTGTTCTATCATCTTTACATATTATTGAACCCAAATCTAACACTCCACTaccctaaaaatatattttacaattgtATTGATATGATAGAGTAAATATTACTGGTGAAGAGTGTATAATGAGAATATCATCAAAGAATGATTTACAGGTTCCAATTCTACTAATCGGCAATTCTTCAGATACCTTTTCGGGCAAATCAACAGTATCAATTATCtaaaacaataatataatgttatattatattattatatgtatatatttaatgttatataGTGATAGAACCCTTAGATTATCTAGTGGATCCTTAAAATCAGGGGTTAATTGtctgaaaaaataaaatcatagttttaaaaatacgCTGTATGAATTTGATTTGGGGATAAAACGTCCTTTAGTGACTCATATTCAACATCGGAATCTGAAAAATCAATATCCTCGTTTTCAAGATTGAGTTGCGATAGATCTAATCCCAGAGGTTTTGACCTAAAACAGATTATTAAGAACGctttcataatttttataaaaaatacgtTAATGTATCAATAAGGTACGATTTGGggatattatttttaaaagtttttagttcatttattttagtatattcgttctgaaaattatttggtGTGTAAAGTGAATTACTGTGGCAAAATGAGACACAAAGGCCAGATCATCTACTTCTGTTTGGCCGTCAATTACCAACGACTTCTCTTTTTTCATGAATAtatcaatattttacacatttcaagTTATTACTGTACAATTCTtacaatataataaataacaaatcatataatacaattaattataattaaaataaaaaattatttaaaaatcatgaagataattttttaaaataaaagatCATATACTACAAAATTGCCAATTATAGTGTTACAGtatcataattatttaactttttctgtactatattataattttatgtttgaGGTTaggaataaattttttaacatttattctaacccattttttatttctttaaaaaataatttattcaacccttttaataaagtatattttacacctaattttattatacctATTGAGAATTCCcctaatttattaaataataatagaatTTACAATTTCAGAAGACATAGAGGTGGCAAAGTTAAACACAAACTTCGTAACTTAGAGAAAAAGAAGAAACGGGAACAACTTCTCAACGATCAACTTAACTCTgtaaacaataattaaaatttctacACTCtctaatatatttaaacgCAGCAACAACATTATATCATACTGTAAGTGTGTATTAAAATCTATAACTCCATGGAGACTATGTTGAGATGACAACACGGTTTTTACACTTGATACACTCGTACATGATTGACATTCCTTCATCGGCAGACCTGGCTTGGAATGTGGAATATAGATGAGTGTCGTGTCCGCACTTTTCACAGTTGTACTTGACAGTTTGTTTCCCTGATTTATTTGCCGTTTTGGCCTGAAGTAACTTGTTACTCGAGTATGAGCCGTAAACTGAGTCCTTCCACCATTGCTTCTCATTCTCATCAAATATGTACGCACTCCTCATCccatataaatatactttATCATCTCCTTCTTTGTCTgaacatattatatatacaatcGTGATAGTATAGAATTACCTGTATCCATCATATTATAGTAAGAGTCTGACTGatttttggtaaaaattgGTGAAATGATTGAATCACAGTTTTCACACTTTAAAAACTTATTTGGTTTGTGTCTGGGTTGATCTTCAGTTGAATCATCAAAGCCGAAGAACATATGggtgtttttaaaatctacAAACGAACCACAGTTTCTACAACCCATTGATACTAAATAGTCGTATCCTAATTCTACATCTGGATTATCAGAATCTCCTGAAGAAGAATGAGTATCATTAAAATGAGTTGATGTTAATTTGAACTTCAGGTCGGTGATATATTTGCCCTTGAACTGAATTGGACTTTCAGAGTAAAGGTAGTTGACCATATCAGAGGCTTCATTGACGTTGATATTGGCGATTTGTTGCGATACTAAAGGGTCAAGAGGTGATATGAAAATCTCTTCACCTCTTTCACATGATTCATACAATTCATCcatttgtatataattttattaaaatataaaatttaataacaattaaaataaattaaaataatatttataaaaataataaatatatataataatgtgcaataataatatgtaatgtgattctataaaataaaatatttaatatattaatatgttGATtgaatatgtaaaaaaaatatatcaCCAAATTAAATCAAGCCATTatcataataataaaagagaaagattattattttttgttcTTTTTTACTTCCTTGGTGTTATTTCAAATAAGCCTCTTCACCTCTTTTGctcatattttaaacttcttttatacacatttgtttataaaattttaaggtATAAAAATTCAGAAGATTTCAATGGAGAATATAAACTCGTTCTATGCGTTAGAACAGGTATcttctacacattatataaCATGATCTTACCATTTTCCTAATCATTTGAACAGATAGCTATcctttatttattcattataacaatgttaatGTAATAGATTTATGCATGGGTAAGGGTAAAATAGCAGCTCAATGTGGTCATGCCTCTATTGGAGCTTATGCAGATTCCGTTAGGAATAATAATCCGTATGTATATAAATGGTTCAATGATGGCCAAAAGAAagttgttttaaaaatcaacgtattttcaatattattccagttatttacaatgttattaataaatatttgatataatattttattaataggATTACGATGAAATGAGAGAGATAAAAAAACAAGCAAAATTAAAAGGTGTAAACACACATGTGACTATAGATGCTGTAAATtctatatttaattaattttgtttagGGAAGGACACAAATTCCTTCCGGATCTTGTACAGTTATCGCAGTAGGCCCGGGTATACTTTACACATccattatactataaatataaaattataaatatcaccatataacaatattaagttaattatactgtAGTAGTGTATGTGTATGCCATATCTTGATGTTGTATAGGACCTGAACCTCttttggataaaattacaGGCCATCTTAAATTGTTGTAATattctaatattttaaattttgttatacaattatatatattaattacaataatttactgtCTATAAATTTCTATTCCACGCCCGATATCTAAATATcactttatttattttgtatcCTTTTGTTTGCCCACAATTTTATCCTTCAgcatatttatttatgatttttaacaataatttatgaaaatatatcatttaccacaattttttaatatttgacactcactaaattatcaccgtataaatatttgaaaattttactttataatttatttttcactGATGAATTTGAATAGAAAACTAGGCAAAGTTGTGGCCAAATTCTCAGCTGCTACCAAGTCTCGCTCTCTTGCTCCTACGTACCGTTACACTCAGATACAGAAAGGACCAGGCTTTTTCCAGAAGGTATACCGTAAATTCATAGCCCCTTGGTACTTTAGAGCCATTTCAGGCCCATATGAACGCTGGCATCATGCTTGTTTAACCAGATATCTGAGAGAACACGGTAatactttacacatttatgtaaataactgtatAAATATGGTTAGGGTTGTTGTACGACGATTTAATGTGTGAAAGAGAACCAATAATTGAAAGAGCTTTATCTATATTAACGCCAGATTTGGCAACTGCTCGTTTCAGGAGAATAGCCAGAGGTATGCAAATCAGTATGTTAAGGATATATCCTCCACTGGAGGAGCAAAATTATGATCCATTTATACCATATTTGGCGCCATTCGTTGAAGAGGCCAAGTTCCAGTTACAAGAAGAAGAGGAACTCCTAGGTTATCATCCACAGGATAGAAGACTGTTTTGCGGTACACCAGATTTTAGATTTATCTTATTTATGTTAATAcaagtatattaatttaataatccCTCAATAATCGCCTATAATGTCAATATTTTGCTTAGGTGGTACGACAGGATTTGGAGATTTGGAGCCTGGAATGCACTTTTTAGTATCATTTCCATGTATTTACGGAGGTGGTATGGGTAATATGAAAACTAAATAATCTTAACAGTTTTTAAAAcgttaaattttatatttccCAAAATTATACATTTCACATATTAATCATGGTTATTCTATGTGTTTGTTCTcttatcattatttttgagtgaattgtgtaattatttaaatgtaCAATTTATGTGCATAACCGTACCCCCATCCATGAGATCtaaatagtaatatacagcttaaaattatgtaaaataaatttgtagtattaaatagtgtaattttaatttttaatacaaTATATTTCAAGTTTATGTCAGTTTTTTAATCTATGCCATTTTTAAAGTCCGTCGAAAGATTCTATAATATTCTGACTTTCCGACTCTCCGTATTTATTCAATACCTGaccattttaataattttcattcttttttcaaaatattactatatcTTTTCATATACCCCTTGATGTACACTTTTCACACATTAATTCACGTTACCCATCGTTTAGcaattttaaagtatttaatCGATGGAGGAAATAAGTAATGTAGCAAGATTAGAGCGCTTGTTCCATGAGCGAAAGTTGGAGGAACTTGAGAAGGACGGCAAGATTCGTAAACCGCCTCCTCAGTTAAATGATTTCCACACTGAAACGCCCATAAAGCCGAACATTTTCGACTTTATTCCTCCCGAAATTCCACCCGAGTTTTTCGCAATTGATATTGATCAGACTTTTTACCACCCAGATGAGAACATTTTTAGTAAGAATGTTCAGGCATTTAAAAGGGTTAAGAGTTTAGGGTTCTCTCCTTTCTTCTGCACAGGTactcttaaatttatcaagaaattattataaatttacttatttaatttagaaattttaCTTACTAATATCAATAcgataaataaatacattGATTAATGtgattataaattaattgatttgAATAGGGAGGCCTTTTTCTACTTTGAGATATTCATTTGGAGATGAGTTTTTTGAGGATACGGGATACTCCGGGTTTCCAGGAATATATCTAAACGGGACGGTGATCTACGACAGTGCCGGAAAACTAATAAGCCTGACGTACTTCCCGGAAGTTTTTCTCAATGAAATCCTAGAGTTCGCAGTCTCGAACGGCGCAGAGGAACAGTTTCTGTTCTATGACCCTATGGGTCATTACTCTCTGAAGGAAGTTGATGAGAAGATACTTTACATGATCAGAACCATCAAAGTCCCGAACCCAACCATCACAACTGTGGAAGAGTTGTCGAAGAAGAAAATCATTTCAATCGTGACATCGTCGAGGAAAGTTAGACTCGAGAAATCATTCCTAGGCGTGCACTACTCGGTGAGGAATATGGGATTCTCATACCTGATGGAGTTCTGCCCCCTTGGAGTTACAAAGGCCGACGCGATTGTGACGTTAATGAAACATGAGAAGACCAGACCAGAGTCCTGTGCATTTATAGGAGACGGCGATAATGATGTGGAAATCATGGAACTCGTTGACATGTCATTTGCAGTTGCAAACTCGACGAACTTTGTAAAAAAACACGCAAAGTGGATTCTCCACCTCAACTACTACGACGCAGCCTTTTCTTACGTGATGAACcttgtgtataatattaatttgatataatCTTATATTTTAACGCTTATCTGGACCtagattattatttattcgCTTATTCGTCTCATATATGTTGTGTGGCTCCTAGTCTTCCCTGAAataatcatattttaaatttctggttttttattatttttttatcaattttagaaaaattataaagGAGTAGAAAAGTGCCACAACGGCAAAAGGAAACCATCAAACCAACTGTATATAAGAACAACGGtattttatgtaaattaatatttaaccaAGTAACATAGAAATTAGGAATCaaataactataaaataagaTTTCTCTGTGATTTACTAACCATAAATTGATATTTCGTTGACAGAAAATAGCTGCAATACTGAATGAAAGAATCTAACAGTTGGGTATTAGTTTTAGATTTTGGATGTACCTTTTCGTCAACTTTGGTAAGGGCTGTTAGGGAACTAGGGGTCAGATGTGAGTTAGAAAGCCTTGAGAAGTTTAAGGGACTAGATAAGAAGAATTTGCCAAGCGGAGTTTTCCTGGTTGGAGGTAACGAAAGTGTCTTTGACGAGGATGTTTTAAGTGTTGAGAAGTCACTTTTGGACACTCTCAAGGGTCATAAAGTGCCCGTACTCTCACTTTCCTTTGGGATGATGTCGGTTGCAAAGTCGTTTGGCGCTAAATTGAGAAAGACCGACAACAAGGATTACGTTGTTACCAAATGTTCTTTGAAGAGTAGTGAGCTCTTTGACAGTGTGCCAAATAGTTTGACAGTTTTTCTGAACACTCTGGACAGCGTTGAGTCAGTTCCCTCGGGATTTGAAGTTATTGCGAACCATTCTGATGCCCCTGTTGGTCTTTACAACTCAGATTATAACCTATTTTGCCTTTACTTTCATCCAGAGTCCGTAGATACTGAAAAGGGAAATACAATCTTACACAACTTCCTGTATAAGGTCTGTAAGTGTGATAAAACATGGAACCTCCCCGAGTATCTTGAGAGGGAGTTGGAACGCATAAAAGAACAGTGTGGATCTGATAAGAATGTGGTTGCAGCCCTTTCAGGTGGAGTTGACAGCACTGTCTCAGCCAAAATGGTCCAGTCGGTCATTGGTGACCGCTTCCACGGCGTTATGGTCGACACTGGTCTAATGAGACATAATGAGATTGCAGAATGTGAGAAAAGGGTCAGAAAAGAGGTTCCAGGCATTAAACTTACTGTAAGACACTCTCAAAACGTATTTTTCAAAGAATTATCCGGTGTAACCGACCCTGAAATGAAGAGGAAAATCATTGGAAGAGTGTACATTGAGGAGTTTGAAAGGGCAATTAAGGAATTGGGCTTTAATGAGAAGAACTGTTTACTTCTTCAGGGGACAATATATCCGGACATTATAGAAAGTGAGCTTAATAGGCGCAGCAAGTTACCTGTAAAATCACACCACAACGTCGGAGGTTTACCTGAAAGGATGAAATTTGAACTCATTGAACCCGTCAGGTACCTGTTTAAAGAGGAAGTTCGCGAGCTCGGAAGGCTTCTTAAGATGTCAGAGGAGACTTTTAATCGTCAGCCATTCCCAGGCCCTGGCCTAGGTGTCCGTGTTCTTGGTGCTTTAACACCTGAAAATGTACAAAAGGTGCGTATGGCTGATAAGATTGTACGCGAGGAGGTTGAGAAAGCCAAGGCCGACGTTTCACAATACTTTTGCGTTTACTTACCTGATTTAAAGAGCACTGGACTAGTCAGGGGACAACGTGTTTATGGAACCACTGTAGTTGTACGGTGTGTTAAAACAAAGGATTTCGTCACTGCAAAGTGGGTCTACTTTGATTATGAAGTCTTGGACCGCATTTCCCACAGGATAACCTCAGAAGTTCCAGGCGTTAATCGTGTAGTACTTGATATTACTAACAAGGAACCAGCAACAATAGAGTGGGAATAACCACTTTACatacttaatatatattttacattttatatacatattacTACACAAGTGTGTTTATGTAGTATTTATTGTACTATAGTATGTATACACCATGTAGTATactgtatataatataccatGTTACACAAGTATTACACAAAATCGGAGTGTAAATcataacaaaaattaatcttCAACATCGTTTGGACCAAATAACATACAGAATATGTACAGTACGTACTACATTAATGTTATAATTCATCATTCGTGTCCTTGAGGTCATCAGAGAGTTTAATACCAGTGGCCTTCCCAGATAGTATTGACTTGACgaatttattcaaattttcCTATAAACATATGAACATGATTGAGAAACCTTGGAAAACTCGGAATTTAAGGGCAAATAAACACCTTTTGCTAAATTTAAGCCAACTACAGCCGGAAACTCCTTTAACCCAAAGACTCTTTCCCACTGTTCATTCTCACCAACTACGAATCAAATAAGATAGAgcttattatatatattttatattatgcAAATTGTCTAAAAATACCTAAGGAGTATGCCAGAGCAAATGGAGCAGTATGTTTTGAGGCAAAGTTCTTGAGAGTCTTGAGATTTTCTTCCTTCGTTGAGGGTTTGAAAAAGAACAAAAGACAAAGAGGACCACTACATTTCTCTTTCAATTCTGCTACTAAAGTGGCATGAGTTGGAGGGGATAGAGCCTTATCATTCTTCTTCGCAAATGCTAAAATATCAGCAGCGGTTCTCTGGCCTTCATAATTCATAGCAGTTTTAGGGTTCTTTTCTCccttgttaaataataatattgtaggATATCCCTATAAACAAATATGTTGTCGTTGTAACCCAGTAAAAGTTTACATATCAATGAAAGATTTGGATTAAAAGTAGCAACGtagtaatatatatatataaccGATTGATCAAACACAATGGATAAATAATACCTTAACGTTGAATTGTGCGCAAAGAGATTGATGAGAGGTACAATCTACTCTTCCGACTTTAACTCCTTTACTCTTTTTAGGCAAACTCATCCATTCAGGCTCAAGGTTTTTACAGTGTCCACACCAAGGAGCATAAAATTTGACCAACCTAAAGATTACAAAGGTTAGAAGTTAGTTATACATACCACTGGTTATAGGTGTCATCAGTGACTAATGAGTGAAAGTTGTCAGAAGTTAGTTGAACAACAACCTTCTTCGAGTCTAATCAAAATTGTCAGTAAATAAAAAGATTACCTTTCGGAATGAATTTTGCAGCTCTGTGTTTAACGTGTTTTTTAAGGTTTTTCAATGTAAAAGAAACCAAGTCATCCAAGTCCCTACCTTCATCAACGTCTACCACATCAGGTTCAGACTCCTTTCCTAAAGAAATAAGATGAGAACGAATTGGTGGTatattgtaaaatgtgtaatacCATTTCCAAGGAACAGTTTTAGTGATGGGAATGACTTAACTTTATATTTCTTTGACACATTCTCGTCTTTAACGGCTACAACTTGAACCAAATCATGAAAGATGTTAGccaaatttttatacacttCTGAAAactctacacatttcttaCACCTAAAGAGAATTGCACTcgaatttatcaattttatgtaaaaaattacataatttataaaataattgcgttaaaattaaactaatttgaaaatacgattcattgtaaaatttgacTAGTGTGACTTTAAAACTCTTCACTTTATTGTCAAAATCGTCTTCTTTAACCTCCAAGACCTTAGAATCCTTGTAATAACTAGTCCCAAGAGCAAATTTAAAGAGAATAACACAAAATAACAACCTCAAAAATAATCTCGACATTATTCAGTAATCACCAGAAACCACACcaagtattttaaataatttatcatccACACCAATTAAAACAAATCGAGATAACTCAAagtgaatttaaaatataatgaaataatttatgaataGTTTATATTGAAGCCCAATGGAATCAAGTGACTATTATTTTTCCTCTTCACGAaatttctacacatttaattcccttttttatctttacatatttgtaaaattgtactttaaattatagtaaattatggaaagaatattatacatacaCAACTGTGTTATGTCATGGATTCTGAAGAATCTGAGGTGATAAATTTAGAGTCTAACTCCAAAACTCCTACTAGTCATAATGAGCGCAGTGTCTCTAAGCGTCATTCCCAGAGTTTAATCAGCGAGTCTAACTCCAAGCTTCTGCACTTAGGGAAGACTCTCCTCTCTTACAACACTGAGGAGAGTAATAAGTATGCCATTGATATCGCAACCATATTCCTGAGTTCTATACCTCCTGAAGGCCATATTCCACAAGATCTTTTCAATTACATTATATCAATTTTTCACATGTAACTTGTTTTACTTAGATTTAACTCATAATTTCTACTGATAAATGAACTTTtagatattttaaaaatgaatctgtggataaaattttcaataaatttttaacaatttctGCTGCGACAAGTCCTAAACTGGTAAAAATTCattcaaaatattattaacagtgtaaagactacaatattattttcagagGCCTTTGATACTGGAACATTTAGTACGCCTATTAGCTTTAAAAAGGGATTATTCTGGCATAGTTAATGAGGTCACCAGGTATGTTTTAAGGCCTATTAATCTTGTTTTAGACGTTGTAATGAGTGGAATTTGGAGATTCATGAAGTTGCAAAACACTATAAATGGGTCGTAAAACACATCGAAACACTCACTAACATCTATCCACAGAGTGTTCCTCCAGATTTCATGTACtttattacataattttactttaatattgatttaattatatattgtgtattaatttatatgttAATGAATATTTAGAGTGGAGTTGGAGGATGTACTGTTAACGTACTTGGAGTATGAGAGATTGCCGAATAAGAATTTGCTCAGTTTGTACACCAGGATTTGTGGTTCCAAATCACTGGACCTGATTAATAAATACATTGCAGTGTTTCCAAGAATCTACTTTTTACGTTTCCACCGACTTAAACTTCTtttaaaggtattttattttactaatttcattaatttttaggattCAAATTCCGACAAATCACTCATAGTACCTCTTTATACCATTCgttatatacatatatatatatatatataaatgtatgtgtataaatttgtaggaAGAGGATTTGATTAAATTCGTTGAGCTTTCAGGGTATTTTCTATAAAACATACATAAACTATGTATTGACAATGGTTTTTAGATATTCCTCACTGAGTGTGGagtttttaaacttttataACAGATTTGTTTCCACCGACAAGCTGATCCCCTTGTTATTCACCACTGCAGTATCTTACTATTCTGTTAGATTTTGTCTAGGTTACCGTACCGCATTTAAAACGCAACTGGGACTGCTTATACAAAGCTATAAAAAATAGAAGAGATAAGggtttattttataattttgtattattttatagataCCGTTATGGGCACCATAAAAAGATCTTCACTTGTTTCAATTTTCAATATCCCaagtaatatattatattttaaactatttttacaGACAGTATTGGaagaaaaataactaaaaagGCTCGGAGGTCTTTTTTAACCGTGGCTTCACTATTTGTGGACCAAAATCACCTCAGGCTTCTCACTAATCAACTCCACACACTGTAATATACTAAACCTCGTAGAATAGTACATAGtatatcattattaaaacaCTTTAATTACTTTTAATGGGTTAAAGCCTCTGTTTCAGCAATTTGTTCGTGTTTTCTATCACTTTTGACACAAATTCCAAAATCAATTCTGAGAGGCCGTACGACCGTCAGGCTGACGGTTGTTCGGGATCGAGTACAGTAGCATTCTTTTAAACGAAAATAACGATcaaaacaaataaaaagtTGTAATACCATTTATACTATCTAAATATACaagtatatattaaataccTTGCGgattaataaattcataCTTTAAGTGGACTTTCTCTATATGTTTCAGCAGCAGTTTCAGTTTCTGCATCTCTATCGTAAGTGTGTTTCATGGGTTCAAGGTCAGAGTCGAGCTTCAGACGCTCTTCTGAACGGCTTCTCTCGTATGATCTTCTGTCTGAAACGCTCCTAGAACGGCTCCTGGTCCTATCTGAAGGTGACCTGTCGCGTGATCTGGGGCGCTTATCGTAAGGTGATCTGCTTCTGTCAGAAACTGATCTCACAGACCGACTTCTACGGTCAGAAAGTGACCTAGACCTCCTCTCATATGGTGAACGGGACCTATCTGACCTACTTCTCTTGTCGGAAAGAGACCTTGATCTCCTGTCGTAGGGCGACCTTGACCTCACAGACCTACTCCTGCGGTCAGACACGGATCTCGACCTCCTATCATATGACCTGTGCCTGGACCTAGACCTAGACCTCCTGTATTCGTCTTTTTTGACTCTAATACGGCAGCTGTCGTCTGGAGTGCTGAGCTCTGAGCCATCGAGTTTCCTAATGGCATACTTCATGTCAGACTTGTGCAGGAAGTCCACAAACCCCTTTCCGTGGACTATATTTACGTAACCAACGGGACCAGCCTTTCTCATGTGGTCCTTCAAATGCTGCCACCTGCATCCATGAGGCAGATTCGATATTACCAAACGATAATCAGTTctataacaattttacatatatGCTTATGTATATAgagtataatatactaataactACGTATATAGGgtataatatgtaataagTATGTATATAATCTGTAGTTATAAGTTATATAGAAtatctaaattataaattaaaatataaaccTGGTTGGTGGAGGATATCTGTTTGATCTGTCACGATCTCTTGGTCTCTCGTAACTGGGATATCTTCTAGGTCTCTTTTCTCCGGCGAACTCGACCCTAAGTCTGTATCTATCATATTCGTAGCCGTCGCGAGAATCTACAGCGTCCTCAGCAGATCTGACACTGGCAAACTCTATAAAGGCATATGAAGTGTAATTTGATGTTTTGCCATGCTTTATGTCAATATCTTTTATTTCTCCAAACtacaaattatcattaatatgatataatcaaataattagataaataaatgaatgAATAAGAAAAATACTTTATCGAAAAGGTCCTGAATATCCCTTTCATCGACCCTGTCGGGAAGATTTCCTACAAAAACACAAGATGGTGAACGATTTGCTTTGCCGCCTTTGTAAACCATTTTAGAAtctaaacaattatatcACCGTTATA harbors:
- the PDIL2-3 gene encoding Thioredoxin family protein is translated as MSRLFLRLLFCVILFKFALGTSYYKDSKVLEVKEDDFDNKVKSFKVTLVKFYNESCKKCVEFSEVYKNLANIFHDLVQVVAVKDENVSKKYKVKSFPSLKLFLGNGKESEPDVVDVDEGRDLDDLVSFTLKNLKKHVKHRAAKFIPKDSKKVVVQLTSDNFHSLVTDDTYNQWLVKFYAPWCGHCKNLEPEWMSLPKKSKGVKVGRVDCTSHQSLCAQFNVKGYPTILLFNKGEKNPKTAMNYEGQRTAADILAFAKKNDKALSPPTHATLVAELKEKCSGPLCLLFFFKPSTKEENLKTLKNFASKHTAPFALAYSLVGENEQWERVFGLKEFPAVVGLNLAKGVYLPLNSEFSKENLNKFVKSILSGKATGIKLSDDLKDTNDEL
- a CDS encoding Gar1/Naf1 RNA binding region family protein; the encoded protein is MKKEKSLVIDGQTEVDDLAFVSHFATNEYTKINELKTFKNNIPKSSKPLGLDLSQLNLENEDIDFSDSDVEYESLKDVLSPNQIHTAQLTPDFKDPLDNLRIIDTVDLPEKVSEELPISRIGTCKSFFDDILIIHSSPGSGVLDLGSIICKDDRTILGTVNDTFGPTDHPYYMVILTNKSSSIQPDELLYCDVKHSTFIGDQTSHTDTVDESEDEQLEEKCFNKLKQSYKDL
- a CDS encoding haloacid dehalogenase-like hydrolase family protein, encoding MEEISNVARLERLFHERKLEELEKDGKIRKPPPQLNDFHTETPIKPNIFDFIPPEIPPEFFAIDIDQTFYHPDENIFSKNVQAFKRVKSLGFSPFFCTGRPFSTLRYSFGDEFFEDTGYSGFPGIYLNGTVIYDSAGKLISLTYFPEVFLNEILEFAVSNGAEEQFLFYDPMGHYSLKEVDEKILYMIRTIKVPNPTITTVEELSKKKIISIVTSSRKVRLEKSFLGVHYSVRNMGFSYLMEFCPLGVTKADAIVTLMKHEKTRPESCAFIGDGDNDVEIMELVDMSFAVANSTNFVKKHAKWILHLNYYDAAFSYVMNLVYNINLI
- a CDS encoding Transcription factor S-II (TFIIS) family protein: MDELYESCERGEEIFISPLDPLVSQQIANINVNEASDMVNYLYSESPIQFKGKYITDLKFKLTSTHFNDTHSSSGDSDNPDVELGYDYLVSMGCRNCGSFVDFKNTHMFFGFDDSTEDQPRHKPNKFLKCENCDSIISPIFTKNQSDSYYNMMDTDKEGDDKVYLYGMRSAYIFDENEKQWWKDSVYGSYSSNKLLQAKTANKSGKQTVKYNCEKCGHDTHLYSTFQARSADEGMSIMYECIKCKNRVVIST
- a CDS encoding Ubiquinol-cytochrome C reductase complex 14kD subunit family protein, whose protein sequence is MNLNRKLGKVVAKFSAATKSRSLAPTYRYTQIQKGPGFFQKVYRKFIAPWYFRAISGPYERWHHACLTRYLREHGLLYDDLMCEREPIIERALSILTPDLATARFRRIARGMQISMLRIYPPLEEQNYDPFIPYLAPFVEEAKFQLQEEEELLGYHPQDRRLFCGGTTGFGDLEPGMHFLVSFPCIYGGGMGNMKTK
- the GUA1 gene encoding GMP synthase (glutamine-hydrolyzing) domain protein, with translation MKESNSWVLVLDFGCTFSSTLVRAVRELGVRCELESLEKFKGLDKKNLPSGVFLVGGNESVFDEDVLSVEKSLLDTLKGHKVPVLSLSFGMMSVAKSFGAKLRKTDNKDYVVTKCSLKSSELFDSVPNSLTVFLNTLDSVESVPSGFEVIANHSDAPVGLYNSDYNLFCLYFHPESVDTEKGNTILHNFLYKVCKCDKTWNLPEYLERELERIKEQCGSDKNVVAALSGGVDSTVSAKMVQSVIGDRFHGVMVDTGLMRHNEIAECEKRVRKEVPGIKLTVRHSQNVFFKELSGVTDPEMKRKIIGRVYIEEFERAIKELGFNEKNCLLLQGTIYPDIIESELNRRSKLPVKSHHNVGGLPERMKFELIEPVRYLFKEEVRELGRLLKMSEETFNRQPFPGPGLGVRVLGALTPENVQKVRMADKIVREEVEKAKADVSQYFCVYLPDLKSTGLVRGQRVYGTTVVVRCVKTKDFVTAKWVYFDYEVLDRISHRITSEVPGVNRVVLDITNKEPATIEWE
- the PTRH2 gene encoding Peptidyl-tRNA hydrolase PTH2 family protein; this encodes MLIEYVKKIYHQIKSSHYHNNKRERLLFFVLFYFLGVISNKPLHLFCSYFKLLLYTFVYKILRYKNSEDFNGEYKLVLCVRTDLCMGKGKIAAQCGHASIGAYADSVRNNNPYVYKWFNDGQKKVVLKINDYDEMREIKKQAKLKGVNTHVTIDAGRTQIPSGSCTVIAVGPGPEPLLDKITGHLKLL